A region from the Fundulus heteroclitus isolate FHET01 unplaced genomic scaffold, MU-UCD_Fhet_4.1 scaffold_68, whole genome shotgun sequence genome encodes:
- the adgrg7.1 gene encoding adhesion G-protein coupled receptor G7 produces MAPMPLAAPCMFTDAHLLLSVNFCNGTTLNGFRFPNTAVGWFAYSAEKCPGGAGTPRATTRCSSREGKPEFDLPRRFDCGQTLQDIQRNLSSAADLETLASSAQVLTSRPENLKAEDIIVAADIANTLLLSPNASESVRVAAVATVSQLLNATESSEMEESSTTQGLTVTLDQLALNLSLTSNTSQVVQPNLVVQSAQVPASDTQGVQFTALAGLSGSFVSNRIQLNTNVSKVTEDSGLIDALVHIQFPSGGRQQRSNASLGFVLYQNSRFFPSSIYRRKEASVRVLSASVRGLERSVVPQSVEMHFRPALPRNTFLHDFACVFWDYNLRDWSTQGCSKGNASDNVLRCLCNHTTNFAALWSFRENYKYAEALGVISTVGLSFSLLGLVVTIIHHLKENLQRKSRKQQTQLNSKLSLFCIYLSLTQNLIQNMTQKWTQNLYLEPDCFLLYLLSLQRKSRKQQTQLNSKLSLFCIYLSLLAFIITFLAGVQNPSPQNSSENKPSFQNHIMDSDLHVEPDRGHCTAVAALLHFFLLATFSWNSVYGTQLVLLVRSMQRHLPLYWTPLSIGVGWGVPALVMAVTLAATYRVQNPLDYRQEEFCWLAALDRDKHFSFHKPLFWAFLLPLGLVLIYNTVLLVLTSLTTCRVDPRLTSTKRSSLTRKVLVSFSLAVLLGMSWTLGYFVLVTTGTLHLVFSILFCLCTTTQGLQIFLLFTARTRSFQASMRRSVRYISSASIPFNSNKYELWKKGNESSSSETYREILHQDTSI; encoded by the exons ATGGCTCCCATGCCTCTAGCTGCTCCTTGCATGTTCACTGACGCTCACCTTCTCCTTTCAGTAAATTTCTGCAATGGAACCACCTTAAATGGATTCAGATTTCCAAATACAGCCGTTGGTTGGTTTGCGTATTCAGCTGAAAAATGCCCAGGTGGAG CCGGTACACCCAGAGCTACAACCAGATGTTCCTCCAGAGAAGGAAAACCAGAGTTTGACCTGCCACGGCGCTTTGATTGTGGACAGACTCTCCAAGACATACAAAGAAAT CTCAGCAGTGCAGCAGACCTGGAGACCCTGGCATCCAGCGCTCAGGTTCTCACTTCCAGACCTGAGAATCTAAAGGCTGAAGATATCATAGTAGCAGCTGACATCGCCAACACGCTGCTGCTGTCTCCTAACGCCTCCGAG TCTGTCAGGGTGGCGGCAGTCGCTACAGTCAGCCAGCTGCTCAACGCCACCGAATCCAGTGAGATGGAGGAAAGCAGCACAACTCAGGG CCTGACAGTGACTCTGGATCAGCTCGCTCTGAACCTCAGCCTTACCAGCAACACCTCCCAGGTGGTCCAACCAAACCTGGTGGTCCAGTCGGCTCAGGTCCCAGCTTCAGACACTCAGGGAGTCCAGTTCACCGCCCTCGCAG GGCTGTCTGGCAGTTTTGTATCAAACAGGATTCAGCTGAACACCAACGTGTCAAAGGTCACCGAGGACAGCGGCCTCATCGACGCTCTGGTTCACATCCAGTTCCCATCAG GAGGACGGCAGCAGCGCTCCAACGCGTCTCTGGGCTTTGTCCTCTACCAGAACAGCCGGTTCTTCCCATCGAGCATCTACAGGAGGAAGGAGGCCAGCGTCAGGGTGCTGTCAGCTAGCGTCAGAGGTCTGGAGCGCAGCGTGGTGCCGCAGTCTGTGGAGATGCATTTCAGACCGGCA CTGCCGCGGAACACATTTCTGCACGACTTCGCCTGCGTCTTCTGGGACTACAACCTGCGGGACTGGAGCACCCAAGGCTGCTCCAAGGGAAACGCTTCAGACAATGTTCTGAGATGTCTGTGCAACCACACAACCAACTTCGCAGCTCTCTGG TCGTTCAGAGAAAACTACAAGTATGCAGAAGCCCTGGGGGTGATCTCCACCGTGGGACTTTCTTTCTCCCTCCTGGGCTTGGTTGTAACCATCATCCACCACCTCAAGGAGAA TTTGCAGAGGAAATCCCGGAAACAGCAGACCCAGCTGAACTCCAAGCTGTCTCTGTTCTGCATCTACCTCAGCCTGACCCAGAACCTGATCCAGAACATGACCCAGAAATGGACCCAGAACCTTTATCTAGAACCTGACTGTTTTCTTCTGTATCTGCTCAGTTTGCAGAGGAAGTCCCGGAAACAGCAGACCCAGCTGAACTCCAAGCTGTCTCTGTTCTGCATCTACCTCAGCCTGCTGGCCTTCATCATCACCTTCCTGGCTGGAGTCCAGAACCCCAGCCCTCAGAACAGCTCTGAGAACAAGCCCAGCTTCCAGAACCACATCATGGACTCTGACCTGCACGTGGAGCCGGATCGAGGCCACTGCACGGCGGTGGCGGCGCTCCTGCACTTCTTCCTGCTGGCCACCTTCTCGTGGAACAGCGTGTACGGCacccagctggttctgctggtccgCTCCATGCAGCGCCATCTGCCGCTATACTGGACCCCCCTCAGCATCGGAGTTGGATGGG GAGTCCCAGCGCTCGTCATGGCCGTCACACTGGCAGCGACCTACAGGGTGCAGAACCCGCTGGATTACAGACAGGAGGAGTT CTGCTGGCTCGCCGCTCTGGATAGGGACAAACACTTCAGCTTCCACAAACCCTTGTTCTGGGCCTTCCTCCTCCCTCTGGGCCTGGTTCTGATCTACAACACGGTGCTGCTGGTGCTCACCTCTCTGACCACCTGCAGGGTGGATCCCCGGCTCACCAG CACAAAGCGCTCCTCCCTGACCCGGAAGGTTCTGGTCAGCTTCTCTCTGGCCGTGCTGCTGGGAATGTCCTGGACCCTGGGCTACTTTGTCCTGGTGACCACAGGAACCCTCCACCTGGTCTTCAGCATCCTCTTCTGCCTCTGCACCACCACACAG GGGCTGCAGATCTTCCTGCTCTTCACGGCCAGAACACGGAGCTTCCAGGCCTCCATGAGGAGGTCCGTCCGCTACATCTCCTCAGCCAGCATCCCGTTTAACTCCAACAAGTACGAGCTGTGGAAGAAGGGGAACGAGAGCAGCAGCTCGGAGACATACCGGGAGATCCTGCACCAGGACACCAGCATCTAG